DNA sequence from the bacterium genome:
AACTGGGAAAGGGAAAGCGTCTGGGCTTGTTCCTGATTTTCGATACCCCACATTCGTAGCGCCGCCGGATTGCCATAGGTGAGTTTGGATTGCAGATCGGCAATGGCGATACCGCTTCCTGCCAGTTGGATGGCCGTGTGCTCGGTTCGCAGTTGCTCATCTGCCTGCCGGCGCAGCGTAATGTCGCGCACAAAAAAACAGAGATAATCCTGGCCCGAGAGAAAGAGCCGGTTAATGGCCGTCTCTGTGGGGAAAACCGATCCGTCCTTTCTGACAAAAAACGCCTGAAGCAGCACAAAGCGGGTGGAGGCCAGGTTTTCCCGGATCATCGGCAGGATGGTTTCGTCCGCCCCATAGAGCAGATCGAAAAGTTCCATGTGGCAGAGATCGTGGTGTTCGTGTCCCACAAACTGGCACAGACGCACGTTAACATCCACGATGCGGCCTTGATAATCCGTAATGATCGCCCCGTCATATACGTTTTGGAGGAGCTGCTGAAAGTCCGAGTCGCCCACCAAGCTGGTATCGGCCTTGGCCTTGGTAATGCGGATGGTGGGGCGCCGTGAAGACGTGGTGAATTTGGGGCCCAGCTTATCGGGGGCAATGTCCGGCGTAAGATCAATACGCATGGTCCGGGAACTTTCCCGGGCCTGATCGGCAGAAGGGTTGTGAGTATCCATAATGTCGAATGACTTCCGTTAATTGGGAGGGATGCTACCACGTCAGCAGCATCGACACAAGTGTCACCTCATCTCGCGCGCGGCACGTGGCCGTCATTGATTCCTTTTATTTTTATTCATCCGGTTGAATGCACGTAAACCGGGATATTCTCCGCTTGCCAGTACTCAGGCAAGAATAGTACCGTTACTGTTATTCGTTTTGTGACCGGACGTGGAATGCGAGAGGAGTCAAAATGACAGGAACGCTTGAGCAATACGGGAAATTTTCACTCGAAAAGGGCTGTTTTGAGATCACGGCGGAGCCCCCGCGCAAGTGGCGAAATATCCTATATAACCAGTGGGGCGGGGCCGAATACTACGCCGAGGCGACGCATATCGGGGATGGCATGTCCCGCTATCGGGATGAGCAGGGGAATACCCTGAATGTCATCGGGTATGACTGCAAATATCTCTATATCCGGGATGATGAGACGAATACGGTGTTTAATCCCGCGGGGATGCCAGTGGCCACGCCGGTTCAGGATCGCCTCATCCGCATCTACCCTTCCAAGACCGAGATTTCCTCCCGCTGTGGTGATCTGCGCGTGACGGCCCGCTATTTTGTGCCTAAGTCCGAGACCTTGGAAGCCTGGACGGTGACGCTGGAAAATCTCAGTGACCGGCCGCGTACCATTTCCGTGTTCGCCTATGCGATGTTCGCCCTGAATGGCAGTGATGCCGAGGGGCGTGGATTCTGGAAGGATGTCTACTCGGAAATCCATGCCGAGCTTGGCGGGACGCTCATCCTCAACCGCCTGCACCCGCACCCGCTCCAAAAAAGGAATGGCTATCTGGTCGCCTTGAACCATTATCGTGCCGCCAATGGCTACCGCGATCAGTTTACCCGCGCGGATTACGGATTGGGGGCGCCTAAAATCCTGCAGGGGTGGAATTGCGACAATCAACGGAATTACGGTCCTGACTGCGCGGGAATTGTGCAATGTACCCTCACCATTCCCCCTCACGGTAAAGAGCGGGTGGATTATATCGCCGGGCCCTGCTCAGGTGCGGATGAAGTGCAGGCTATCAAGGCACGGCTGTCGCCGGCCCGTCTGGACGAGTTGGATGCCGAGCAGATGGAGGCGGAGCGGGGCCGGGCGGGCAGCTTCTCCGTGTTTACGGGGGAGGAAAACTGTAACCGCGATGCGCTGATCAATCTCTTTGCCAAGAAGCAGATCTACTCCTACCTCATCGACAAGGGCGGGGTGCGGGATAATTTGCAGAATGACAATGCCCTGGTGCTGTTTGATCCGGCCGCTGCACGGGCCAATATCCTCAAGACCCTGACGGTGCACAAGCCGGACGGGAGCAGCCTGCATAGCTGGCGGCCGCTGAACCGGCATCACTACTCGGATAAGCCGTTCTATATGCTCCAGACCATTCCCTGGTATATCAAGGAGACGGGGGATACCAGTATTCTGGAAGAAACCGTCCGGTATTTTGAGTCGGAAGAAACCGGCACGGTCTGGGATCACCTTCAGCGCGCCTACCGGCATTTGAGCCGGGATCTGGGAAAGCGCGGCCTGTGCCTCCAGCATCATGCCGACTGGAATGACCAGCTGGAGCCTTCGGCAAAGACCGGGGCGCGTGAAAGCGTCATGGTAAGCGAACAATTGTGTGCGGGGCTTCTTGAAATGGCGGAACTGGCGGATCGCATGAAGGAGCCGGCCACCCGTGACGAGTGTCGTGGCCTCCATTCCGAGATGGCCCGTAAGGTCAATGAAGCGGCCTGGGACGGGGCCTGGTACCAGCGCACGATCTGTGAGGACGGCTATGCCTTGGGGTCCGGTAAAAATGAGGAGGCGAAGATTTTTGTCAACACCCAGAGCTGGGCGGTATTGGGGCGGGTGGCCGATGAGGTGCGATTGCGGCAATGTATGGACTCGGTTGATCGGTACCTGACCAAACCGGAGGGCATCCCGATCTGCGACCCGCCTTGCAGCAAGTTCGATGAACGGATCGGAAGGTTCACCACGGTCATGCCCTATCATATCGAGAATGGCGGCTGCTATAATCACGCGGCGGGGTTCAAGACGGTGGCCGACTGTCTTCTCGGCCGTGCCGAGCAGGCGTGGGACACCTATGTCAAGGTGGTTCCTGATAATCCTGAGAATCCCATCAGCCAGTCCTGGGTCGAACCCTTTTCCTTCACCAATTTCTACACGCGGGTTCCGATGATCCTGGGCCGGTCCGGCTATGCCTGGCGGACAGGAACGGCCGCCTGGTTCACGGTGGCGCTGGTGGAATATATTCTCGGGGCCCGGCGGCATTATGACGGGTTGCAGATTGACCCCTGCCTCACGAAACGGATCAAACAGGCGAGGGTCATCCGTCGTTTCCGCGGGGCGACCTATGAGATCGCCCTCGACAACCGTGCCGGCCGTTGCCGGGGGGCCGCCTCCATCACCGTGGATGGGCAGGCTATCAAGGGGAATATCCTGCCCCTATTTAAAGACGGACGCCATCAGGTAAACGTGATTATTTAAGGGTTGATTGGATGGCGGAGATACCGGATTCTAAAAAGATGGTTTTGACAGAGCAAAACCCTCCATTGTAAAAGTGGCGGTCACCGCGTTGTTGGCATTAGATAAAACAAAGGAAAATAATGAAATCAGCTGTTAGCAAGACCCTCTCGGCGCTCAAGGCACGCCACCAACGGTTGTTGAATTTAAAAAACAAGGTGGATCCCCATTCCTATAACGGGTGGTATGACCGGTGGGTCAACCCGGTACTGACGGCTGATCATGCGCCCCTGGAGTGGCGGTTCGACCTGAACTTGAAACGCAATCCCCTGTTGCTTGAGCGCATGGGCGTCAACGCCACCCTCAATTCCGGTGCGATGGAATGGGGGAAGGGGATCGTGCTGAGCGTGCGCGTCGAAGGGGCTGACCGGAAATCCTTCTTTGCCATTGCCGAGAGCAAGACGGGCGTGGACGGGTTCCGCTTCTGGAACGAACCGGTCGTGATGCCCGAAACCGCGATTCCCGACACCAATGTCTACGATATGCGGCTCGTCCGGCACGAAGATGGCTGGATCTACGGCTTGTTTTGTACGGAGCGCAAGGATCCCCAGGCGGGCCCCGGCGATTTGTCCAGTGCGGTGGCGCAGTGCGGCATTGCCCGCACGAAGGATCTGGTTAAATGGGAGCGCCTGCCGGACCTGAAATCCCGGTCGGCCCAGCAGCGCAATGTGGTGCTGCACCCGGAATTCATCAAGGGGCAGTACCTGTTTTATACCCGGCCCCAGGACAGCTTTATCGAGGCCGGTAGCGGGGGCGGCATCGGCTGGGCCTTGGCCAAATCCATGGAGCGCGCGGTCATCGGGGAAGAGAAGATTGTCGATCCCCGCGTGTATCATACGATCAAGGAAGCGAAGAACGGCCTGGGTCCGGCGCCCATCAAGACCCCCAAGGGCTGGCTGCATCTGGCGCATGGGGTCCGCAATACGGCGGCGGGATTGCGGTACGTGGTGTATCTCTTTCTGGCGGATTTGAAAGAACCCTGGCGGGTGACCCATCGGCCCGGCGGCTATTTCATTGTGCCGCAGGGTGACGAACGCATCGGCGATGTGTCGAATGTCGTATTCAGCAACGGTTGGGTGGCTAAGGCGGATGGCCGCGTGTTTATCTATTACGGAGCCTCGGATACCCGGACCCAGGTTGCCACGACCACGGTGGAACGGTTATTGGACTATGCCCTTAATACGCCGGAGGATGGCTTGCGCAGCGCCGAATGTGTGCGGCAGCGCATCGCCCTGATCCGGGGCAACCGGGGCCGGTAGTCCTGCGGGGTTACGGCGGTTATTCGTGATTGAAATTGTAAGACGGGCGTAATACCGTAACCCTTCATTTATGACATTGCGGAAAGTAGCGGAAAAAGCGGGAGTGGCGATCGACACGGTGCGCAAAGCGCTCCGTGACGACCCTACGATCCGTTCCTACCTCAAGGAGCGGGTGCTTAAGGCGGCCGAAGAGATTGATTATCACCCCAATCTGGTGGCCCGTGCCCTTCGTGAGAAAGCCCTGCAGATTGTCCCCATCTCCGTCAATGAACTGCAAAACCCATATTTCGGGAGTTTGGCGCTTCACCTGTCCCAGTGTTTGTCTGAGCAGGGGTTGGAGCCGGCCCTCTGCCTGGATGCTGAACATTTATTGAAGCTCAGCCGAACGTTGTCTCCCTGTGGCAGCATTCTGGGCTATGGTTATTCTGACGAGGCGGTGCGCCTGCTGGGCAAACGTCAGAAAGTCGTGAGTGTGGGCGTTGAGATGAAAACCATTCCAGGAATGGGCATGGTGTTCATTGATTTTGCTGAGGCTTATCAGTCGATTGCCAAAACCTTGAAGCGGATGGGGCGACGCAGTGTGGCCGTGCATTCGATTACGATGGCCGACTATGTCCAGAGAGGGGAGACCTCCCGCAAATTCGGTGCCGCCATCAATAGTCTGAGCGAATCAGGCTTGAAGCTTGTCCGGATTGACGGCCGTGATTTCTTCACGGATCTTGAGGTGATTCCCAGGTTTCTGGCGGCTCATCCGCGAGCGCTGGATACCGTTATCTGTGAAAATGACCAGGTGGCCACCCGGCTATACGGAGCCCTGATGTCACGTGGCATCCGCGTCCCTGAAGACGTATTGATTGTGGGCTGTGACGCCAACCTGATGATGCCCGGTACCCTGTCGATCAAGATTGACACCAAGGCCGTCGCTCAGGAAGCGGTGGGACTGTTGCTCCGGTTGTTGGATGGGGTGAAGAATCCGGCGGCCCGGGTGTTCAAACCTGTGGCTGTGGATGAATCCGGGATGCTTGAAACAAAATAGAGTTATATTAACCAAAGGAAGCTACGATGAGAATTAATCAGATTGCGGCTCAATTGTACACGGTCCGGGACTATCTCAAAACCCCGGCGGATATCGCTGTCAGTTTGAAGAAAATACGCCAGATCGGGTACGAGGCGGTTCAGGTGTCCGGGATGGGCCCCATTGATGAAGCTGAACTCAACCGGATCCTGGCGGGGGAGGGCCTGATCTGCTGCGCCACCCATGAGGACGGGAATAAAATCCTCAATGAAACCGAAGTGGTCATCGAGCGCTTGCAGAAACTGAACTGCCGGTATACCGCTTATCCCTGGCCGGCCGGTGTCGATTTCAGCACGCTCCAGAATGTGCTGGATCTTGCGGCCAAGCTGGATGCCGCCGGGAAGAAGATGCGTAAAGCGGGCCAGGTATTGACCTATCATAACCACGGCATCGAACTGATGCATGTGGACGGCAAGCCGGCTTTGGATTGGATTTATGAGAAGAGCAACAAGAAGAACCTTCAGGGCGAAATCGATACGTTCTGGATTCAAAATGGCGGCGCGGATCCCGTGGCCTGGTGCAAGAAGCTCAAAAACCGCCTGCCGTTGATCCACCTTAAAGATTATACGGTGATGGAGCATAAACCCAGTTTCGCGGCGGTGGGGCAGGGCAATTTAAACATGCCTGCCATTGTCAAGGCGGCGGAAAAGGCCGGCTGTGAATGGTTTATCGTGGAGCAGGACGACTGCTACGGGCGTGACCCCTTTGATAATCTGGCCATCAGCTATGCCTACCTCAAGGGACTGGCGACTTAAGCGGCGGCTGCGGTTTCGGTCTGAGTGAAATAATTCCGTGCAATTCCTCACGGGCTGTGTCATCTTTATTATAGTATCGATATCATTATTAGGGAGGCGCAGATGCAGTACGGGTATTTTGATGCGAAAAACCGCGAATATGTGATTACCCGGCCAGACACCCCGCGGCCTTGGAGCAATTATCTGGGCACGCGGGAGTATGGCGCGATTATTACGAATCACGCGGGTGGCTACAGCTTCTACAAGTCGGCCGCCCTTGGGCGTTTTCTCCGGCTCCGGTTCAACAGTGTTCCCCTGGATCAGCCGGGACGGTATTTCTATTTGAGAGATGCCGAATCGGGCGATTTCTGGTCGGCCTCCTGGCAACCAGTGGGCAAACCGCTTGATCAATACAAGAGTATCTGCCGTCATGGTACCGGGTACACGGTGATCGAGTCCGAGTATGCCGGAATCCGTTCAGAAACCACCTATTTTGTGCCGCGCGGTCAGACGTTCGAGTACTGGCGGTTGCGGGTGACCAACACGACTCAGGTGCCGCGCCAGATCTCCCTCTTCAGCTATTGCGAGTTTGCCAGTAACTGGAGCACCTCCCAGGATCTGGTGAATCTGCAATACAGTGCCTATATCACGGAAGCAACCTGGAAGGACGGGCTGCTCCAGATCGCCATTAATAATCATCTGCCCGCCGATCCCGCGAATTTTGTGAATAACGATCAGGGCCGCTGGTCGTGGATGACGCTGGTGGGGGCGCCGGTGGCGGCCTTTGACTCAGACCGCGATGCCTTTCTGGGGCCCTACGGGACCTATGCCCATCCGGCTGCGCTTGAGTCGGGCCGGTGTTCCGGATCATTGGCCTATGGCGACAATGCCTGCGGCAGTCTCCAGTCTGACCTCCGCCTCAACCCCGGAGAAACCCGGGAGATTATCGTCATGTTGGGCGTTGGCAAAGCCGCTGAAGCGGGGCGACCTGCGGTGGCCGAGTTTGGTAGCCCGGCCCGTTGCGAGGAGGAGTTGCAGAAGATGAAGGCCGGCTGGCATGCGCAGCTGGACGGGGTTGAGGTGACCACTCCTGATGAGTCCTTTAATCACATGGTCAACATGTGGAACCCCTATAATGCCCTGATCACGTTCGCCTGGTCCCGCTCGGCCAGTCTGGTCTATAACGGAGAGCGCGATGGCCTTGGCTTCCGGGATTCCGTTCAGGATGTGCTCGGGGTGGCCGCCATGATCCCTGATGAGTGCCGTGCCCGGCTTGAACTTCTGCTGACCGGGCAGGTATCCCATGGCGGGGCGATGCCACAGGTGTTCCCTTTCTCCCATCAGCCCGGGCACGAGACTCCGCCGCCCCCGGAGCGGTTGCGTTCGGACGACTGCCTATGGTTCTTCAATGCCGTTCCGCTTTACGTGGCCGAAACCGGGGACCTGGAGTTCTATCGCAAGGTGCTCCCGTTCGCCGATCAGGGGGAGGCCACGGTGCTGGAGCATTTGCGGCGCGCCCTGGAATTCAATCTGACCCGCACCGGCCGGAACGGGCTCCCTTGCGGGCTGGAGGCCGACTGGAATGACTGTCTGCGGTTGGGCTATCACGGGGAGAGCGTGTTTGTGGCGTTTCAGGTCCGGTTCGGACTCGGGGTGTATGCGGAGGTGGCCACCCGGCTGGGCTTGATGGATGAGGCGGCATGGGCCGAGTGCGAGCGAACCCGGCTGGATGAGCGCATCCAGGCCCGGTGCTGGGATGGCAAGTGGTTTATCTGGGCGATCGGCGAGGATGGCACCGTGTATGGTTCGCAGACCCACCCGGAGGGGCAGGTCTATCTGAATACCCAGGTGTGGGCGGTGATGAGCGGTGCGGCGACCCCGGAGCAGGCCCGGCAGGCATTGCAAGCCGTCAAGGACCAGCTGGCCACGCCCTACGGCCTCATGCTGTGCGCCCCTCCGTTCGTGAAAACCAAGGTGGATGTGATGCGGGCGGTTCTGTTTGTCCCCGGCACCAAGGAGAACGCCGGGATCTTCAGCCATCCCCAGAGCTGGGCCGTCATGGCCGAGTGCCTGCAGGGGCAGGGGGATCAGGCCTATGCTTATTACCGGGCCTTCATGCCGGCGGCCTTCAATGACCGGGCGGATGTCCGGGAAGTGGAGCCTTACGTCCACTGTCAGAGTACCCATTCCCGCTATTCGCCGCGCTTCGGGGTATCGCGGGTACCCTGGCTCTCCGGCACGGCCTCATGGAGTTGTTTTACGGCCATGCATTACATCCTCGGGATCCGCCCGGAGTTGGACGGCCTGCGTATCGATCCCTGTATTCCCTCGTCCTGGCCGGCCTTCAGGGTTTGCCGCCGTTTCCGGGGAATGAATCTGAACGTGGTCGTCCGCAATCCGGCCAAAGTCTGCCGGGGCGTGAAGCGTCTGACCGTCGATGGCCGGGAGCAGGCTGGAACATTGATTCCCTTGGACGCCCTGCGGGACCAGAGTGTGATTCAGGTGGAATTGGGGTGAAGTGGATTTGGTAAACAGGTTGACTTGACATAGTCATAGCCCCGCCTCGGGAAGTCTAATAAAATCAATTGGAAATGGAGAAAAACGCATGAAGCATAAATACGCAACGATCTTTCACGCCAACCTGAACTACGCTTTTCTTGAGGAGTACAAGTATGAGCAGGTGATCCGGGCCTCCTACGAGACGATTATTGATGTCTTCCGCGAAAAATGTCCCGATGGCCGTTATACCTTTGAAGCGTCCGGCTATACCATTGAGCAGATGGCGGAGAAGACCCCGGATGTTCTGGAAAAGCTCAAGGCGGCGATCCGCAGCGGCCAGTGCGAATTCATGGGCGCTCCCTATTCCCACCCGATCATGGCGAATATTCCCGAGGAGGATGGCCGCTGGTCCTGCGAGTTCGCCCAGCGTGTCTATGAGAAGCACCTCGGGTTCCGGGCGGAATCCTTCTGGAATCCTGAATGCACCTGGATGCAGTATGTGCCTCGCGCGTTCCATGATGCCGGCGTGAAGTATCTCACCCTCGACTTCGAGTCGTATATGAGCTGCAACGACAAGGATTACAGCTGGGTCGAGCGCAACCGCACGCGCGACATCGGATGGGGCGGGCATCTGCCCTGGTATAATCTCGATCCCAACTGCAAGTTCCTGCACCGGCCTTTCCGGGATGTCGTGCCCGGCATGCACGGCTTCTGCCGGAGCGACCGGCTGATCGGCAAATATGTAGGGTACTTCCTGGATCGTCTGCCGCTGTCGGAATATATAGACAACATTAAGAAATGGACCCCCTCTGACGGAAAAGGGGCCACCCTGATTATTGCCGACGATGCCGAGTACTGCGGCACGACCGGATATTTCTTCGTGAAGCATTACCGCGACTATACCCGTAGCTTCACGGTGGATCCCGGTGCGGCGGGCAAGCT
Encoded proteins:
- a CDS encoding glycosidase; amino-acid sequence: MKSAVSKTLSALKARHQRLLNLKNKVDPHSYNGWYDRWVNPVLTADHAPLEWRFDLNLKRNPLLLERMGVNATLNSGAMEWGKGIVLSVRVEGADRKSFFAIAESKTGVDGFRFWNEPVVMPETAIPDTNVYDMRLVRHEDGWIYGLFCTERKDPQAGPGDLSSAVAQCGIARTKDLVKWERLPDLKSRSAQQRNVVLHPEFIKGQYLFYTRPQDSFIEAGSGGGIGWALAKSMERAVIGEEKIVDPRVYHTIKEAKNGLGPAPIKTPKGWLHLAHGVRNTAAGLRYVVYLFLADLKEPWRVTHRPGGYFIVPQGDERIGDVSNVVFSNGWVAKADGRVFIYYGASDTRTQVATTTVERLLDYALNTPEDGLRSAECVRQRIALIRGNRGR
- a CDS encoding LacI family DNA-binding transcriptional regulator, which codes for MTLRKVAEKAGVAIDTVRKALRDDPTIRSYLKERVLKAAEEIDYHPNLVARALREKALQIVPISVNELQNPYFGSLALHLSQCLSEQGLEPALCLDAEHLLKLSRTLSPCGSILGYGYSDEAVRLLGKRQKVVSVGVEMKTIPGMGMVFIDFAEAYQSIAKTLKRMGRRSVAVHSITMADYVQRGETSRKFGAAINSLSESGLKLVRIDGRDFFTDLEVIPRFLAAHPRALDTVICENDQVATRLYGALMSRGIRVPEDVLIVGCDANLMMPGTLSIKIDTKAVAQEAVGLLLRLLDGVKNPAARVFKPVAVDESGMLETK
- a CDS encoding sugar phosphate isomerase/epimerase; protein product: MRINQIAAQLYTVRDYLKTPADIAVSLKKIRQIGYEAVQVSGMGPIDEAELNRILAGEGLICCATHEDGNKILNETEVVIERLQKLNCRYTAYPWPAGVDFSTLQNVLDLAAKLDAAGKKMRKAGQVLTYHNHGIELMHVDGKPALDWIYEKSNKKNLQGEIDTFWIQNGGADPVAWCKKLKNRLPLIHLKDYTVMEHKPSFAAVGQGNLNMPAIVKAAEKAGCEWFIVEQDDCYGRDPFDNLAISYAYLKGLAT
- a CDS encoding N,N'-diacetylchitobiose phosphorylase; the encoded protein is MQYGYFDAKNREYVITRPDTPRPWSNYLGTREYGAIITNHAGGYSFYKSAALGRFLRLRFNSVPLDQPGRYFYLRDAESGDFWSASWQPVGKPLDQYKSICRHGTGYTVIESEYAGIRSETTYFVPRGQTFEYWRLRVTNTTQVPRQISLFSYCEFASNWSTSQDLVNLQYSAYITEATWKDGLLQIAINNHLPADPANFVNNDQGRWSWMTLVGAPVAAFDSDRDAFLGPYGTYAHPAALESGRCSGSLAYGDNACGSLQSDLRLNPGETREIIVMLGVGKAAEAGRPAVAEFGSPARCEEELQKMKAGWHAQLDGVEVTTPDESFNHMVNMWNPYNALITFAWSRSASLVYNGERDGLGFRDSVQDVLGVAAMIPDECRARLELLLTGQVSHGGAMPQVFPFSHQPGHETPPPPERLRSDDCLWFFNAVPLYVAETGDLEFYRKVLPFADQGEATVLEHLRRALEFNLTRTGRNGLPCGLEADWNDCLRLGYHGESVFVAFQVRFGLGVYAEVATRLGLMDEAAWAECERTRLDERIQARCWDGKWFIWAIGEDGTVYGSQTHPEGQVYLNTQVWAVMSGAATPEQARQALQAVKDQLATPYGLMLCAPPFVKTKVDVMRAVLFVPGTKENAGIFSHPQSWAVMAECLQGQGDQAYAYYRAFMPAAFNDRADVREVEPYVHCQSTHSRYSPRFGVSRVPWLSGTASWSCFTAMHYILGIRPELDGLRIDPCIPSSWPAFRVCRRFRGMNLNVVVRNPAKVCRGVKRLTVDGREQAGTLIPLDALRDQSVIQVELG